The following DNA comes from Amycolatopsis solani.
GCCGAGCGCAGCAGCTCCTGCAGGTGCCGGATGCGCGCCTCGGCCTGGCCCTGTTCTTCACGGGCGGCGTGGTAGCCGCCGTTCTCCTTGAGGTCGCCCTCTTCGCGGCTGTCGTTGATGCGCGCGGCGATGACCGGCCGATTCTCGATCATTTCGTCGAGCTCGTGCTTGAGCCGGTCGTAGGCATCCTGGGTCAGCCAGGTCACCTTGGTGTCGCTCACGGTCACCATCTCCTCGTCGGGCCTGCCAGGCTTGCGTGTTCAAGCCGGCCCACACGGGCGTAGTTGCCCGCGTGGCTGAGATAAAGGAAAAACACGGCCCGTCGCGGGCCGTGCTGAGGGGTCAGACTATCACGGCGCGACAGGTCGACGCCCGTCAATTCCGCTGGCCCCGGGCGTTGGGCGCGCGGTTCACCCCGTTGGCCGCTATGGGGTTGACAGATAGCGTGGTATGTCGTACGAGCAGCCGAAGACGTCGGCGGTCACCGGTACCCCGATGCTCTTGATCGTCGTGCTCATCCTGCTGTACTTCGCGCCGGCGGGAACCAGGAGCTCCTTGCGGCCGCTCTCGGCGCCGGTCTTGTCGCGGGCGCGCACGATGCAGACGCCCGGCTTGCTGTTGTCGTCCCGCGTCACGTTGATGGTGATTTCCATCGCGTTGCCCGGTTTCGCGCTGAACGCGACGCGCTCGGCGTCGATCGGCGCGGCACCGAGGTTGACGTACGCGACCCAGGTGATCACGCCGCTGACCAGCAGGGCGATGGCCAGGAAGAGCCACCGGCGCCAGCGCCGGGACGGCTTCGCGCCGCGGCTGCCGTACCGGCCTTCGGGCAGCACGGGGGCTGCCGTTTTCGCCGGTCCGCTCGCCAACGCGGGGCCTCCTGCTCGTTCTTGTCGTACCCGCGGGGACAATGGTGGGGCGGGTACGGCTTCGAGTATCCGCCCGCTGGGTGGGCGGCCCGCAGGTGGGTCGCGGAATACAGGTAGAGAAGGAGCCGTTCGCAGCATGGTGGACCCGCTGACGAAGACCCCGAAGCCGCGCTTGCGCCTGATGGCCGTGCACGCGCACCCCGACGACGAGTCGAGCAAGGGCGCCGCCACGATGGCGCGCTACGCCGCCGAAGGCCACGAGGTGCTGGTCGTCACCTGCACCGGTGGCGAAGCCGGCAGCATCTTGAACCCGGCCATGGACCGCCCCGAAGTGCTGGCGAACATGGCCGAGATCCGCCGCGAGGAGATGGCCCGCGCGGCCAAGATCCTCGGCGTGAGCCAGCGCTGGCTCGGCTTCGTCGACTCGGGCCTGCCCGAGGGCGACCCGATGCCGCCGGTGCCGGAGGGGTCGTTCGCCGTCGTGCCGCTGGAGGAGTCGACCGAGGCGCTGGTCCGCGTGATCCGGGAGTTCCGCCCGCACGTCATCACGACGTACGACGAGAACGGCGGCTACCCGCACCCCGACCACATCCGCACCCACGAGGTGTCGATGGCGGCGTGGGACGCGGCCCCGGACCCCGCTCGCTTCCCCGACGCCGGTGAGCCGTGGCAGCCGCTGAAGCTGTACTACGGGCACGGCTTCTCGCGGGCCCGGATGACGCTCTTCGACGAGGCGCTGAAGGCGGCCGGGCTCGAGTCGCCGTACACCGAGTGGCTGGCGAAGTGGGACCCGGAGCGGGCCGATGTCATGGAGCGGGTGACGACCCGCGTCGAGTGCGGTGAATACTTCGAGGTGCGGGACGAGGCGCTCAAGGCGCACGCCACGCAGATCGACCCCACCAGCCGCTGGTTCGCAGTACCGCTGGAGATGCAGCGCGAGGTCTGGCCGACCGAGGAGTACGAGCTGGTCAAGTCGCTGGTGGACAGCACGTTGCCGGAGGACGACCTGTTCGCCGGTATCGAGGAGAAGGTGAGTACATGAGTCTGACGCTGCCGGCCGGCGTGGCGCTTCCGGTGACCGCGTCGGCCCTGGTCCTGACGCAGCAGCCGGGCAACGGCGACAACGGCGGGCAGGGGGAGGACTTCGGCAAGTCGTCCCCGGTCGGCTTCCTGGTGCTGATCCTGTTCCTCGTGGCGGTGGCCTTCCTGGTCCGCTCGATGACGAAGCACCTGAAGCGAGTCCCGGCGAGCTTCGACGACCCGCCGGCCGAGGCCGCGCCGGCGCCGCCCGAGGCGAAGGCCGAGCAGCCGGAGGCGGCCGAGAAGCCCGCGAAGGACTCCCCGGCCACCAAGGCCGACAGCTAGAGCCGCGGGTCCACCGGGTCCGACTCCAGGGCGAGCACCGCGAACACGCATTCGTGGACTCGCCAGAGCGGCTCGCCCCGCGCGGTGCGCTCCAGCGCCTCCAGCCCGAGCGCGTACTCGCGCAGCGCCAGCGTCCGCTTCCGGTTCAGCCCGCGCTTGCGCAGCCGCTCCAGGTTCGGCGGCAGCGTGTAGTCCGGCCCGTAGACGATCCGCAGGTACTCGCGCCCGCGCACCTTCACGCCGGGCTGGACGAGGCCGCGCGGGCCCCGCGTCAGGTTGGCCGCGGGCTTGACGACCATGCCTTCGCCGCCGCCGGCGGTCAGTTCCTCCCACCACGAGACGCCCCGGGCGACCGACGCGGGGTCCAGCAGGTCCACCTCGAGCGTCCGGGTCGGCTGGAACCGCGGTCCGGCCAGCCGCTCCAGCATCGACAGGTGCCACGCGTGCGGCCGGTCGTGGTAGGCCGCCCCTTCGGACGCCAGCAGCTGGAACGGCGCCAGCCGGACGCCCTCCAGGCCCTGAGTCGGCCAGCAGTAGCGCCGGTACGCCGTCCGGTAGGCGTCCACTGTGGACGACCGGGCCGCCGTCCGCGCCAGCAGGTCCGAGACGTCGATGCCGCGCGCGGCCGCCGTGGTCAACGCCGAAACGGCCGCCGGCAGCACGGCTTGGGCGGCCGCGCCCACCGACGCGTACTGCTCCGAGATGAGCGAGCCCGCCTTCGCGCTCCACGGCAGCAGCTCGGCGTCGAGCAGCAGCCAGCCGGTGTCCAGCTCCCGGAACAGCTCGGCCGCGGCGGAGCGCACGTCCGCCAGCAGCTCGCGGTTCTGCGCGGCCGGGAAGAACGGCCGCCCGGTGCGCGTGTACACCGCGCCCCCGCCCTCGATGCCGAACCGCCGGGCCGCGACGCCGTCCTGGCAGACCAGGACGACCGCCCGCGACCCCATGTGCTTCTCTTCGCACAGCACCGACTGCACGCCCGCCGCGCGGTACTCGGCGAAAGCCTCGTCCGGGTGCTCCAAGTGGTCGGGGCGCGCCGACGTCGCACACGGCGCCATCGTCGGCGGCAGGTACGCCAGCCACCGCGGGTCGACCGCGAACCGGCTCATCACCTCCAGCGCCGCCGCCGACTGCTCCGCCGAGACGCCGACCCGGCCGTGGTGCGCGGTCTGCACGACCCGCTTCCCGGTGACGTCGGCCAGCTCCAGCACCGCGGGTTCGCGCCCGGCCGGCGGCCGCGAAGCGTCGAGCGGCCGGGCCGGCTCGTACCAGACCCGGTGCGCCTTCACCGAGACGACCTGGCGCTCCGGGTAGCGCAGCGCCGTCAGCTTCCCGCCGAAGACGCACCCGGTGTCCAGGCACATCGTGTTGTTGACCCACTCCGGCTCGAGCGTCGGCGTGTGGCCGTACAGAACCATCGCGGACCCGCGGTAGTCGCGTGCCCACGGCAGCCGCACAGGCAAGCCGTACTCGTCGGTCTCGCCGGTCGTGTCGCCGTAGAGCGCCATGCTGCGCACCCGGCCGGACGCGCGCCCGTGGTAGCGCTCGGGCAGCCCGGCGTGCGCGACGACGAGGTCACCGCCGTCGAGGACGTAGTGCGCGATCAGCCCGTCGCAGAACTCGTGCGCCTGCCGCCGGAACTCCTCGCTCTCCTCGGCGAGCTGCGCCAGCGACTCCGCGAGCCCGTGCGCGGCGTTGACCTTGCGCCCGTGCAGCGCGCGCACCAGCTTCTGCTCGTGGTTCCCGCAGACGACCAGCGCGGTCCCGGCCGCGGCCATCCCCATCACCCGCCGCAGCACGCCGGGGGTGTCCGGGCCGCGGTCGACGAGGTCGCCGACGAACACCGCCGTCCGCCCGTCCGGGTGGACGCCGTCGACGTACCCCAGCTCGGCCAGCAGCTCCTCCAGTTCGGCCGCGCAGCCGTGGACGTCGCCGATCACGTCGAAGGGCCCGGTCAGCTCACGCTTGTCGTTGCGCAGCGGCTCGACGACGAGCTCCGCCTCGGCCACCTCGGCTTCCGACCGCAGCACGTGCACGCGCCGGAAACCCTCGCGCTCCAACGACTTCAGCGACCGCTGCAGCTCGCCGCGCTGCCGCCGGACCACGTGGTCGCCGAATTCGCGATCGGGCCGTGAAGCGTTGCGCGTGACGCAGACGCCGAGCGGCAGGTCGAGCACGATCGCCACGGGCAGCACGTCGTGCTCCTTCGCGAGCTTCACCAGGCTCGCCCGGGAAGCGCGCTGGACGTTCGTCGCGTCGATGACGGTCGTCCGCCCGGCCGCGAGCCGCTTCCCCGCGACGTAGTGCAGCGCGTCGAAGGCGTCGGGGGACGCGGCCTGGTCGTTCTCGTCGTCGGCGACGAGGCCGCGGAAGAAGTCGCTGGAGAGCACCTGCGTCGGCGCGAAGTGCGTGCGCGCGAACGTGGACTTGCCGGAGCCGGAAGCGCCGACGAGCACGACGAGCGCCATGTCGGGGACGGTCAGCTTCACGCGGCCACCTCCTCGGTCGTCGAAAAGACCGCCAGCTGGGTCGGCGGTCCCGATTCCTGGTCCACCGGTCCGATCGGCAGGAACCGGACGTCGTAGCCGCGCCGGGTCGCGACGCCGTCCGCCCAGGCGCGGAACTCGGCTCGCGTCCATTCGAACCGGTGGTCGGCGTGCCGGAAATGCCCCATCGGCAGGAACTCGAACAGCCGGTTGTACTCCGCGTTGGGCGTCGTGACGATCACCGTGCGCGGCGCCGCGACCCCGAACACCGCGTGCTCCAGCGCCGGCAGCCGGTCTTCGTCGACGTGTTCGACGACCTCCATCAGCACGGCGGCGTCGTACCCGGCCAGCGCCGGGTCGGCGTAGGTGAGCGCGGACTGCCGCAGCGTGACCCGGGTGTAGCCGCCCAGCCGCTTCTCGGCGATGGCGAGCGCGCTCGCGGAGACGTCGACGCCGACGATGTCGACGAAGGAACGCTCCTTCTCGAGCACGCGCAGCAGCGCGCCGGAGCCGCAGCCGAGGTCGAGCACGCGCCGGGCGCCCGCGGCCCGCAGCGCGGCGAGCACGCTGCCGTGGCGCTGCGACGCGAGGCTTTCCGGCTGGTCCGGCAGCTCGGTGACCAGTGCCTCGGCCTCCGCCGGGACGTCGCCGGCGTCGGCCAGCCGCGAAAGCGCGTAGTCCACCACCGGGCGGCGCCGCTCGAGGTAGCGGTTCGCGATGAGCTCCCGCTCGGGGTGCGCGGCGAGCCAGCCCTCGCCGGCGCGCAGCAGCTTGTCGGCCTCGTCCTGGCCGACCCAGTAGTGCTTGTCGCCGTCGAGCGCGGGCAGCAGCACGTAGAGGTGCCGCAGCGCGTCGCCGACGCGGTGGGTGCCGGTCAGCGTCAGGTCGACATAGCGGCTTTCGCCCCACTCGGGGACCTGCGGATCGAGCGGGATGGGCGTGGCCGAAACGCGCCAGCCGAGCGGCTCGAAGAGCTTGTGCACGGCCTCGGCCCCGCCACGCGCGGTCAGCGACGGCACGCGGACCTCGAGGTCGAAGAGCTCGTCGACGAGTTCCGGGCGCGCGGCGCAGCGGCCCGCCAGCGCCGTCGTGAACGCCGCCCGCAGCGCGACCGCGAGGTACGAGCCGCCGGCGTAGGGCCGGTCGTTGACGTACTGGGTCAGCGCCGTCCCGCCGCCGCGGACGAGCCCGACCGGGTCGATTTCGACGAACAGCGCGGCCGTGCAGCGCTCCGGCCCGGCCTCCGGGTAGAAGACGTGCGCGGTACCGGCCGACAACGCGACCGTCTGCGCCTTCGCCGGGTGCTTGTGGAGCAGGAAACCCAAGTCGGTGGCCGGGTTCCGGGTCGTCGTGATGGTCAGCAGCACCCGTCCAGTGTGGCGGAGCGGCCGGTGCGCGCGCGTGCGTTTTTCGCCGGGTGCGACCCTGAAGGCATGAACCGCCTCGCCAGTGCGACCAGCCCGTACCTGCTCCAGCACGCGGACAACCCGGTCGAGTGGTGGCAGTGGGGTCCGGACGCGCTCGCCGAGGCGCGGCGGCGGAACGTGCCCATCCTGCTTTCCGTCGGCTACGCCGCGTGCCACTGGTGCCACGTCATGGCACACGAGTCGTTCGAAGACGCCGAAACCGCCGCCGTGATGAACGAGCACTTCGTCAACATCAAGGTCGACCGCGAGGAGCGGCCGGACATCGACGCGGTGTACATGGCCGCGACGCAGGCGATGACCGGGCAGGGCGGCTGGCCGATGACCTGCTTCCTGACCCCGGACGGCGAGCCGTTCCACTGCGGCACCTACTACCCGCCGTCGCCGCGGCCGGGCATGCCGTCGTTCCGGCAGCTGCTGGCCGCCGTCGCCGAGGCGTGGGGCGAGCGGCCGGACGAGCTGCTGGAGGGCGCGAAGCAGATCGTCGCGCACCTCGCCGAGCAGACCGGCCCGCTCCAGGAGTCCGTTGTGGACGAAGCCGTGCTCGACGCCGCGGTGACCAAGCTGGCGCAGGAGGCGGACCCGGTCAACGGCGGCTTCGGCCGCGCGCCGAAGTTCCCGCCGTCGATGGTGCTCGAGTTCCTGCTGCGCCACCACGAACGGACCGGGTCGGCGGCCGCGCTGTCCCTGGTGGACAAGACGGCCGAGTCGATGGCCCGCGGCGGGCTGTACGACCAGCTGGCCGGCGGCTTCGCGCGCTACTCCGTGGACGCCGAGTGGCTCGTGCCGCACTTCGAGAAGATGTTGTACGACAACGCGTTGCTGCTCGGCTTCTACGCGCACCTCTGGCGCCGGACCGGCTCGGCGACGGCGTTGCGGGTGACGACCGGCACCGCGGAGTTCCTCTTCGACGGCCTGCGGACGCCGGAGGGCGGCTTCGCGTCTTCGCTGGACGCGGACACCGACGGCGTCGAAGGCCTCACCTACGTCTGGACGCCGTCGCAGCTGCGTGAGGTGCTCGGCGACGACGCCGACGCGGCCGCCGAGCTGTTCGGCGTCACCGAAGAGGGGACCTTCGAGCACGGGACGTCGACGCTGCGCCTGTTCGGGGAGCTCCCGGAGGCGATCCGGCTCCCCCTGCTGGCGGCGCGGAACCTGCGGCCGCAGCCGGGCCGGGACGACAAGGTGATCGCGTCCTGGAACGGGCTGGCGATCAAGGCGCTGGCCGAGGCGGGCGTGGCGCTGGACCGTCCACAGTGGATCGAGGGCGCGGTCGAGGCGGCCGGGCTGCTGCTGCGGGTGCACGTCGTCGACGGGCGCTTGCGGCGCAGTTCGCGTGACGGCGTCGTCGGGGAATCCGCCGGGGTGCTCGAGGACTACGCGTGCGTCGCCGACGGGTTCCTGGCCCTGCACCAGGCGACCGGCGAGGCGAAGTGGCTCACCGAAGCGATGCGGCTGCTCGACCTGGCGCTCGCGCACTTCGCGTCCCCGGACGTCCCCGGCGCGTACTTCGACACCGCCGACGACGCCGAGGCGCTGGTCCAGCGTCCGGCCGACCCGGGCGACAACGCGAGCCCGGCGGGGGCGTCCGCGCTGGCCGGGGCGCTGCTGACGGCGTCGGCGCTGGCCGGGCACGCGGATTCCGCGCGGTACCGCGACGCCGCCGAGCAGGCGCTTCGCCGCGTCGGCGTGCTGGCCGCGCGGGTGCCGCGGTTCGCCGGGCACTGGCTGTCGGTGGCCGAGGCGCTGCAGGCCGGCCCGGTGCAGGTCGCGGTGGTCGGCGCGGACCCGGCGTTGCGCCTGGCCGCGGCGCGCGGCGTGCACGGCGGCGGCATCGTGCTGGCCGGCGAGCCGGACGCGCCCGGCGTCCCGCTGCTGGCGGACCGCCCCCTGGTCGACGGGGCCGCGGCGGCCTACGTCTGCCGCGGGTACGTCTGCGACCGGCCGGTCACGTCGGCGGAGGCACTGACCGCTCAGCTCTGATCGCCCTGGGAGAACGTGCTGGGTATCCCCCTGTAGTCGGCGTAGCGTCAGTAGCGTTGTAATCATGTAATCGCGGAGGTGGCGGACATGGGACGAGGCTGGCGAGGTAGCCGGGGCTGGCAGCAGGCCGAAGTGCCTTCGGCGGACGACGCGGCGGCCTGGTTCGGCGGACGCCTGCCCGACGGCTGGTTCACCGGAGCCGCGGAGGTCACGGTCGACCGCGAGGAGATCATCGTGGTCGGCGAGCTGCCGGCGTTGAGCGAGGAGCACGCCGACGACGCGGCCCGCGCGGCGGCGGAGGAAGGCCGGATCAGCCGGTTCCGCGAAGAGACGCGCGACGAGCGCATCGAGATCGCGCGCCAGGCGGAGCACCGCTACCAGCGCAAGGTGGCGTGGGGCGCCCGTCTCGGCGGCACGACGGCGCTGTTCACGACGCATTCGGCGCCGGTGATGACCCGGCTGCGGCAGCCGGAACGCCTGGTGCTGGACACGCTGGTGGACGCGGGCGTCGCGCGTTCGCGGTCGGACGCGCTCGCGTGGGCGGTCCGGCTGGTCGGCGAGCACGCCGACAGCTGGCTGGGTGACCTGCGCGAGGCGATGAGCAAGGTCGACGACCTGCGCTCGAAGGGCCCTGACCTGGCGTGAAGAAGTCCACGTTTAGGGGTCTGCGGCCGTTCTGAACCTGCGGGGCCGACAGGGCTGCGGCAGGCTGACTACCAACGAGTAGGAAGCCTGCCGTCAGTCCTTTCCGGAGGTAGCCGTGGACGTCCCAGAAGTGCCATCGAAGGTGGATCCGGACTCGGTGACCGCCGTCCTCGACGGTCGCTGGGCCGAGCTGCGCCGCGCGGTGCGGGCGCAGATGGCCGGCACGGAGTTCCGGGACCCGGTCGCCCTCGACACCGAAGCCCACCGCGCCCAGGTGCTCGACCAGCTGCGCGCGCTCGCCGAGACCGACCGCCCCGGCCTGGGCTTCGACCCGGCCTACGGCGGCGGTGGCGACGTCGGCGGCTCGGTGACGTCGTTCGAGATGCTCGGCTACGGCGACCTGTCCCTCATGGTCAAGGCCGGTGTCCAATGGGGACTCTTCGGCGGCGCCGTCCAGCTGCTCGGCACCGAGCGGCACCACGAGCGGTACCTGCGCTCGATCATGAACCTGGACCTGCTCGGCTGCTTCGCGATGACCGAGCACGGGCACGGCTCCGACGTCCAGCACCTGCGGACCACGGCGACCTATGGGGACGGTGGGTTCGTCGTGCACACGCCGGACCACATGGCGCAGAAGGAGTACATCGGCAACGCGGCCCGCGACGGCCGGATGGCGGTGGTGTTCGCGCAGCTGGTCACCGGCGGGGAATCGCGCGGCGTGCACGCGTTCACGGTGCCGATCCGGGGCGAGGACGGGAAACCGCTGCCCGGGGTGTCCATCGAGGACTGCGGCCCGAAGGCCGGCCTCAACGGCGTCGACAACGGCCGGTTGAGCTTCGACAACGTCCGCGTCCCGCGCGAGGCCCTGCTGAACCGCTTCGGCGACGTCGACGAGAACGGGACGTACTCGAGCCCGATCGAGAGCGACGGCCGCCGGTTCTTCACCATGCTGGGCACGCTGATCCGCGGCCGGGTGAGCGTCGGCGGCAGCGCGGGCAGCGCGACGAAACGCGCACTGGCACTGGCGATCCGCTACGGCGAGCACCGCCGCCAGTTCACCACCCCGGACGGCGACGAGGTCGTCATCCTCGACTACCTCGCCCACCAGCGGAAACTGCTGCCGGCGCTGGCGAAGACGTACGCGCTGCACTTCGCGCAGGAGGAGCTGGTGTCGAAGCTCCACGACATCGACTCGTCGGCGCCCGAGGAGGAGCAGCGCGAACTGGAGTCGCGCGCGGCGGGCATGAAGGCCCTCAACACCTGGCACGCGACGGCCACGATCCAGGCGGCGCGCGAGGCTTGCGGCGGCTCGGGCTACCTGGCGGAGAACCTGCTGCCCGGGCTGAAGGCCGACACCGACGTCTTCACGACGTTCGAGGGCGACAACACGGTGCTGCTGCAGCTGGTCGCGAAGGGGCTCCTGACCAGCTACAAGGAGGACTTCCAGGACCTTTCGCCGCTGGCGACCGCGCGGTTCTTCACCGACCAGGTGGTGAGCGCGATCCTGGAACGGACTTCCGTGCGCAAGGCGCTCGAGTCGCTCACCGAGGGCTCCGACGCGGATGTGTTCTTCCGCCGCGAGTGGCAGCTCCGGCTGTTCGAGGACCGCGAGGAGCACGTCGTGGAGGGCGTGGCGAAACGCCTGCGCAAGGCGGCTTCGGACCCGTTCGGCGTGTTCAACTCGGCGCAGGACCACGTGCTGCGCGCCGGCCGCGTCCACGTCGAGCGGCTGGTCCTGTCGGCGTTCGTGGCGGCGATCGAGCGCTGCGAAGACCCGGATGCCCGCACGCTGCTGGAGCGCGTCTGCGACCTGTACGCGCTGTCGGCGATCGAAGAGGACCTGGCCTGGTTCCTGGGCCACGGCCGCCTGACGGCGTCACGTGGAAAGGCCGTCACCGCGGCGGTGAACGGCCTGTGCGCCCAGCTGCGCCCGCACGCGCGGACGCTGGTGGACGCGTTCGCCATCCCGGACCAGTTCCTGGCGGCGCCGATGCTGAAGTCCTGAGTCGAGACCGCGAGGGGTGGCCGGGGTCGGGGCCCGGCCACCCCTCGCGGCGGCTTTACCGGCGGTGCTTGCCTTCGTCGTCGGTGACTTCGAACTGCTCCTTGCGGACCTTGCCGGAGACGGTCTGGTCCTCGGTGACCGACTCGGTCCGCAGCCGCGCCCGCTCGACCGGCACCGTTTCCTTGCGCACCACGGGTTTCTCGGCGTGCAGGACGACGTCCTGCTCGGCTTCGCCGATCTCGGCCTCGCCGCCGGTCCCGGTGATCGGCTCGCGTTCGATGCGCACCTCTTCGTGCCGCACCGGGACGGTGACCTGCTGCTCCTCGGTGACGACGTACTTCCGCAGCCGGACGTGCCCGGTTTCGACCTGCTCGGTCCCGACGTCCAGCCGTTCCTCGGAGCGGGTCATGCTGCCCTTGGCGTCCATCCCGGACTTGCCCTTGGCCTGCTGCCGCTCGCCGGTACGACCGCTGTCGCCAGTACGACCACCGCCGGTGCGGCCGTCGCCCGTACGGCCGTCGCCCGCGGGCATCCGGCCGTCGGGTGACGTGCGGGGCACGGGCAGGCCGTAGTGGCGGTACAGCTGGGCGCTTTCCTCAGGGGAGAGGTGCCCGTCGGCGTCGATGCGCGGCGCGTCGGAAACGCTGTCCTTGTCGACCCGGACGTGGACGCCGTCCCGGTCGGTGTGCGCCCCGGAGAGCGGCACGAAGCTTTCCTTGGTGCCGAACAGCCCGGTCTTGACGGTGATCCATTCCGGCTGGTGCGTCGCGTCGGCGAGGTAGACCGTGCCGACCTTCCCGAGCTTGTTGCCGTTCGGGTCGACCACGGCACTGTCGATGAGCTCCCGGGGTTCCATGGTCTTGGCCATCGCGGTGCGGCTCCTTTCGCGCGTTGCGTCCTTGGTGAAGCCACCGTCGGCCGCGCCGCCGGGCCCGGCAACCGGCGTGGTGTCCCCGTGGGTGACCCCCGAAGGTGATCGTTTGAAGGCGCGCCGGCTGGCCAGGTCCGTGGGTGCGCCGCAGGTCGGGAGGGCTGTCCCCGGCGTGATCGAGCCGGTGCGGAATGGCGCGAAGGTGTGGATGTGACCGCCGACACTTTCCGGTGCTGTCACAACCCCGCCGCCGCGCTCGTCATGGCGGTGAAACCGGAAGACGAAAGGGAAGAACGATGGAAGCGCGGCTCAACATGTTCGAGAACGAGATCACCACCAAGTTCGTCAAGCGCCTGATCGCGGCGTCCCACCCGATCGCGGAGTCCTCGCTGCCGACCGCGACCCAGGAGCTCGTGAAGATCCGGGCGAGCCAGATCAACGGCTGCGGGATGTGCCTCGACATGCACACGAAGGACGCGGCGGCGAACGGCGAGACGGCGGTCCGCCTGGCGATGGTGGCGGCCTGGCGGGAAGCGGTGGTGTTCACCGAGGCCGAGCGGGCGGCGCTGGCGCTGACCGAGGAGGGGACCCGCCTGGCGGACGCGCACACCGGCGTCAGCGACGCGACGTGGTCGGAGGTCCGCAAGCACTTCGACGACGAGCAGATCGGCGCGCTGATCTCCCTGGTGGCGATGATCAACGCGTGGAACCGGCTGAACGTCATCGTGCAGAACCCCGCGGGCGAGTACCAGCCGGGCATGTTCGGCTGAGCCTCTCCGGCTGCGCGACAATGACGAGCCACGGGGAGGTGGTGTCGTCGTGCCGAGACGGGAACGACCGCTTGAGCGGACCGAGGACGAGTTGTCCCGCTTCGCGGCCGATCTGCGGGCGTTGCGCGCACAGGTGGGCACACCGTCCTATCGGGAGCTGGGGCGGCGGGCGCACTACTCGTCCAGCACGCTGTCCGACGCCGCGGGTGGCCGGAAACTCCCGACGTTGCCGGTCACCCTCGCCTACGTCCGCGCGTGCGGCGGCGACGTCGAGGTCTGGGCCCGCCGCTGGCGCGAGCTGGCCGCGGAACTGCCGGACGGAACCGAACCGGACGCCGGCTCGCCGTATGCCGGGCTGGCCGCGTTCCAGACCGCGGATGCCGACCGCTTCTTCGGCCGTGACCGGCTGGTCGAGGACCTACTCGACCGCCTGTCACGCCGGCCGCTGGTGGCGGTGTTCGGTCCCTCGGGAGCCGGCAAGTCGTCACTCCTGCGGGCGGGTCTCATCCCGCGGCTGACCGGCGAGCACGTGGTGTTCACGCCGGGCGCGCATCCCCTGAAGACGTACGAAGAACACGTGGCCGGGCACCCGCCGGCCGATCTGGTCGTCGTGGTCGACCAGTTCGAAGAGTGCTTCACCCTGTGCGCCGATCCCGCCGAGCGGGACGCTTTCCTCTCGGCGCTGGTGCGCTCGGCCACCGGCCGCACCCGCGTCGTGCTCGGGGTCAGAGCCGACTTCTACGAGCACTGCGCGTTCCACGAGAAGCTGGCCGAGGCGGTGACCGACGCGCAGGTCCTCCTCGGCCCGATGCACGCCGACGAACTCCGGGAAGCGATCGTCCGCCCGGCCGCCGCCGTCGGCTGCGTGGTCGACACGGCGCTCGTCACCCGGCTGGTCGCGGAAACCGCGGGCCAGCCCGCCGCGTTGCCGTTGCTGTCGCACGCGTTGCTGGAAACCTGGCGCCGCCGCAGCGGCATGCGGCTCACGCTCGAAGGCTACGAGCGTACCGGCGGCATCGAGCACGCGCTGGCCCGCACGGCGGAAGAGACGTACGAAAGCCTTACCGGCGCGCAACAGGAGACGGTGCGGCACCTGTGCCGCCGGCTGGCCACGGCGGAAATCGGTGCCCCCGCGGTGAAACGACGGGTCGCCCGCGACGAGCTGGGCGACGACGCCACCGAAGTACTGGACCAGCTGGCGGCGGCGCGCTTGGTGAGCCTCGACCGGGACAGCGTCGAGCTCGCGCACGAAGCGCT
Coding sequences within:
- a CDS encoding DUF4307 domain-containing protein; protein product: MASGPAKTAAPVLPEGRYGSRGAKPSRRWRRWLFLAIALLVSGVITWVAYVNLGAAPIDAERVAFSAKPGNAMEITINVTRDDNSKPGVCIVRARDKTGAESGRKELLVPAGAKYSRMSTTIKSIGVPVTADVFGCSYDIPRYLSTP
- a CDS encoding polynucleotide kinase-phosphatase; the encoded protein is MKLTVPDMALVVLVGASGSGKSTFARTHFAPTQVLSSDFFRGLVADDENDQAASPDAFDALHYVAGKRLAAGRTTVIDATNVQRASRASLVKLAKEHDVLPVAIVLDLPLGVCVTRNASRPDREFGDHVVRRQRGELQRSLKSLEREGFRRVHVLRSEAEVAEAELVVEPLRNDKRELTGPFDVIGDVHGCAAELEELLAELGYVDGVHPDGRTAVFVGDLVDRGPDTPGVLRRVMGMAAAGTALVVCGNHEQKLVRALHGRKVNAAHGLAESLAQLAEESEEFRRQAHEFCDGLIAHYVLDGGDLVVAHAGLPERYHGRASGRVRSMALYGDTTGETDEYGLPVRLPWARDYRGSAMVLYGHTPTLEPEWVNNTMCLDTGCVFGGKLTALRYPERQVVSVKAHRVWYEPARPLDASRPPAGREPAVLELADVTGKRVVQTAHHGRVGVSAEQSAAALEVMSRFAVDPRWLAYLPPTMAPCATSARPDHLEHPDEAFAEYRAAGVQSVLCEEKHMGSRAVVLVCQDGVAARRFGIEGGGAVYTRTGRPFFPAAQNRELLADVRSAAAELFRELDTGWLLLDAELLPWSAKAGSLISEQYASVGAAAQAVLPAAVSALTTAAARGIDVSDLLARTAARSSTVDAYRTAYRRYCWPTQGLEGVRLAPFQLLASEGAAYHDRPHAWHLSMLERLAGPRFQPTRTLEVDLLDPASVARGVSWWEELTAGGGEGMVVKPAANLTRGPRGLVQPGVKVRGREYLRIVYGPDYTLPPNLERLRKRGLNRKRTLALREYALGLEALERTARGEPLWRVHECVFAVLALESDPVDPRL
- a CDS encoding 3' terminal RNA ribose 2'-O-methyltransferase Hen1 → MLLTITTTRNPATDLGFLLHKHPAKAQTVALSAGTAHVFYPEAGPERCTAALFVEIDPVGLVRGGGTALTQYVNDRPYAGGSYLAVALRAAFTTALAGRCAARPELVDELFDLEVRVPSLTARGGAEAVHKLFEPLGWRVSATPIPLDPQVPEWGESRYVDLTLTGTHRVGDALRHLYVLLPALDGDKHYWVGQDEADKLLRAGEGWLAAHPERELIANRYLERRRPVVDYALSRLADAGDVPAEAEALVTELPDQPESLASQRHGSVLAALRAAGARRVLDLGCGSGALLRVLEKERSFVDIVGVDVSASALAIAEKRLGGYTRVTLRQSALTYADPALAGYDAAVLMEVVEHVDEDRLPALEHAVFGVAAPRTVIVTTPNAEYNRLFEFLPMGHFRHADHRFEWTRAEFRAWADGVATRRGYDVRFLPIGPVDQESGPPTQLAVFSTTEEVAA
- the mca gene encoding mycothiol conjugate amidase Mca, coding for MVDPLTKTPKPRLRLMAVHAHPDDESSKGAATMARYAAEGHEVLVVTCTGGEAGSILNPAMDRPEVLANMAEIRREEMARAAKILGVSQRWLGFVDSGLPEGDPMPPVPEGSFAVVPLEESTEALVRVIREFRPHVITTYDENGGYPHPDHIRTHEVSMAAWDAAPDPARFPDAGEPWQPLKLYYGHGFSRARMTLFDEALKAAGLESPYTEWLAKWDPERADVMERVTTRVECGEYFEVRDEALKAHATQIDPTSRWFAVPLEMQREVWPTEEYELVKSLVDSTLPEDDLFAGIEEKVST